The Oncorhynchus mykiss isolate Arlee chromosome 17, USDA_OmykA_1.1, whole genome shotgun sequence genomic interval AATGGATCTAAAAGAATTGTCATTTACATTTCCAATCCCCTTATCCAGATTAAGTCATTTACCTAGCCCTTATCAATTTGTAAATTACAGggcatggagaatggtgttatttgtCAGAAAAAAAGTAATGTTTTTCCACTTGGAACTGACAGGTTACTCGACCTTCATTGTTCCACACGCATAAAGGTGGTGGAATTCAAGTCAAAGTCAGAATAAGCATATCTGTAAACACACCTCCATTTCTGCAATCTCCATCCCAAACGAATACCTGGCTGGCACATGCATTTCCCCATGCTTAAGTTCAAAGTCAGAATGCGGTAAAAAAATTAAGTCCCATGTAGGAATTCCCCCCTATGTAAATAGTTAATGATTAATTAATAaaataatgtagtgtaatgtcTTTTTTCCGTAAATAACACACCAAAATGCAAACAAACAATAAAGGGGTTTATTCATCATCACTGCCAGCACTATTATTATCATCACAATAATTTCCATCAATGATAGGGTCTGCTCTGTGTGTATTAAGACAAGAATCAAGTGCACCAATTCATTTTTCCTCAGGTTTGAATGTTTGTTGtaacaaaaacatagcaaaaaaATGGTGTGCATAtaatatttatattaaaaaaaaaagtaaaataaaactgtttacattataaaaaaaaaaatctgaatttccCTGTGCTCATTAATATTGATTAGGGTTTCATTTTAAGGACCCACCCTGATTTTAAAGCTTTGTTCTAAAAGCAGAAATTAAATGAGGCTGTGAATATTCATTATGTACAAACATCAATATTTTTGAGCACAGGGATACCTTAATGAAGGGCCACACCCCATTGGTCTGACGAGTCTTTACTTTTTTCGACTGCGATTGACTGGTCACACTtttgccccttctctctctgtcctgtgatGCGCACCCTCCAAGAAACCATGTTGACAGTTGTGATCAGCGTAAGGAATGTTTGGGAATTTTCTTAGAACTGCGTAAGTCAAAAACATGGATGTCAGGTCAAATGAAAACTTCTAGGTGAAAAGACAGAAAgtaaaagagacagacaggactcaCGTTTTTGAGGAACTCCTCAGCGACGATACGGGCCCTGGCATTGACAGACAGCTTCATCTCACTGATCTCCTTGTCGATCTCTTCCATGAAATGGATGACGAAGTCCACCAGCTTGTGTTTGTACATCTGCTCTGTGTGGAAGTTGGTGATGAGGAAACTGATGTCATAGCCCTGCGGACAaatgaaggagagggggagagataaaggAGGGGAATGATGAGTAAACACTGAGGCCGTTTTGCTCTTTGCACTGCCAATTGTTTTCTAtataaacattttatttgaaagTGTGAAAATATGACCGCTTGAGTTCTCTAAGAGGGGAACAAACATTATCATAATGTTTCAACTCAAACTGTTGGTTGCACCACCAGTCCCTCTCATTTCTCACCTCCACTGGTTTCCTCCTCAGGATGAAGAAGTTCTCTGCTCTCATCATCATGAAGCGCATGAACTTATGGCACAGGATCTTCTCAATCTCATCTGCCTTCAGGGACACAGCAAATCACACAGCAGTCAGACTTAGCACCCACCAATCACAGGCTACAGCTCTAAAAGCCAGCAATCATACACCAGGTAGTAAAAAACAACTAATCACAGTATACATTTCATGTCTATGACAAACCAGCAAACAATCATCCTCACATAACAGGGGGGAAAAGGGTACAGCTGAGCTTACATCTCTGCACTTCTGTTAGGGTAACGACAATGACGTTGAAAAATATCCCTAAATATGAATAAAGCATGAAAGTCACCTAAATCACGCATGTCAACTGCACCGAAGGACAAGTTAAACACGTTGGAATAAGTAGTCTCACTGACCTGCTTGACAGCGATGCTGACTCGGACTGAGTTGATGGAGCCCTCGATAAGAACCTTCTCCTTGTCATTACGACTGATGATGACTGGCTGCAGCAGCAACTCTTTACTGCTCCTGAGGGGGATAGCATACACATGCTAGGTCAAACACACTCTCCTGAGGGGGATAGCATACACATGATAGGTCAAACACACTCTCCTGAGGGTGATAGCATACACATGCTAGGTCAAACACACTCTCCTGAGGGGGATAGCATACACATGCTAGGTCAAACACACTCTCCTGAGGGGGATAGCATACACATGCTAGGTCAAACACACTCTCCTGAGGGGGATAGCATACACATGCTAGGTCAAACACACTCTCCTGAGGGGGATAACATACACATGCTAGGTCAAACACACTCTCCTGAGGGGGATAACATACACATGATAGGTCAAACACACTCTCCTGAGGGGGATAACATACACATGATAGGTCAAACACACTCTCCTGAGGGGGATAGCATACACATGCTAGGTCAAACACACTCTCCTGAGGGGGATAACATACACATGATAGGTCAAACACACTCTCCTGAGGGGGATAACATACACATGATAGGTCAAACACACTCTCCTGAGGGGGATAACATACACATGATAGGTCAAACACACTCTCCTGAGGGGGATAACATACACATGCTAGGTCAAACACACTCTCCTGAGGGGGATAACATACACATGATAGGTCAAACACACTCTCCTGAGGGGGATAACATACACATGATAGGTCAAACACACTCTCCTGAGGGGGATAACATACACATGATAGGTCAAACACACTCTCCTGAGGGGGATAACATACACATGATAGGTCAAACACACTCTCCTGAGGGGGATAGCATACACATGCTAGGTCAAACACACTCTCCTGAGGGGGATAACATACACATGATAGGTCAAACACACTCTCCTGAGGGGGATAACATACACATGATAGGTCAAACACACTCTCCTGAGGGGGATAACATACACCTGCAAGGTCAAATACCCGAAAACACACACTATcccgcacacagacagacacacagggactcACCGGACCTCCACCTCTGGCTTGTTGTGGCGCTCCACCACCTGAGAGGAGAAGTTCTCCAGACAGAGGGCGGCCTGCAGCGTGGCACGCACAGCGTTGAGGTACGGGCGCAGAGTTGCTgtctgagggagaaagagaggaagaggaggaaaaaaAGTTAGAAGATGAGGGGATATCTCCCATACACTCCACCAAATACCCCTACCACGCTTTACTTAGCTACTATAACGAAGATGCCCTTTCCCTAAATCCTATTTTACATCCAAGAGGGGGAGTGAACTGGACCGCAGCCTCTGCCTCTCTTACCACCAAATACCACCTCACTCCACCCTACTATCCTCTAAAACTATTAGCTAAAAAAGGCCCTTACCCTTATTCCTACACCACCACCTCTCCTTACAAACTGAGGGCAAAAGTAGTCAGGCATGCAGGCCTAGACCTGCAGCTAAAATTCTTGGCATACTGTGTCTTCCATAGCAATGGCTCGTGGTTGGGCTGACAACACAGCTCAGCAGTGCGTATTTGATACTGCGGTTTCTAAAAGCTCAACACTGGTTTCACCATCCCAGAAACTCAAACACAGTCAGTAAAAATTCAAATAGGCCTAACAACCCAAATGCAAAACAATAATGTTGACTGTGGAACATGAGTGAAGTCACCATTAAATTGATACATCCAGGAGTCCCTCAAGTATATTGACCACAtgagtacagtgcattcgaaaagtattcagaacctctTAATTTGATTTAACTAAGCAAGttcccccttgactttttccacattttgtttgattacagccttattctaaaatagatgaaattgtttcccctccctcaatctacacataacataatgacaaggcaaaaacaggtttttagaaatgtttgctatgTTTTACATTGAATAAAGCCTATAATAGATAAGGATGGTGTGTACACATTGGCTCTGGCCTAGGGCCAGTCGAGTGCACTGCCACTACATGCATTTTCAGAATGACAATATCTAGCTACTTCAATCCAGTCTGCATCTGATTTGGGCCgagaaaacatttgatttgaaatgttatttgtcacatgtgacgcatacaacaggtgtagtagaccttaccttgATCCTCACTCAGAAGTGAGTTTATTTGcaatttttcttcttttttttaagtaagaaaatatttgcaaccttttttttttttataaactaaagtaacaatataacaaggttatatacagggggtaccggtactgagtcaacgtgtaggggtacaggttagtcgatgtaattgaggtaatatgtacatgtaggtagcgctaaagtgactatgcatagataataaacagagattagcagcagtgtaaaaaagagggtcaatgcaaatagtctgggtagccatttgattaactgttcagcagtcttatggcttgcagggtagaagctgttaaggagcattttggatgtagacttggcgctccggtactgggCTGTAACAGAgcaaacagtctatgacttggctggctagagtctttgacaatttttagggccttcctctgacaccgccataTATAGAGCTCCTGGATGacaagaagcttggccccagtgaagtactgggctgttcgcactactctctgtagcaccttgcgtcagatgccaagcagttaccataccaagcggtgatgctctcgatggtgcagctgtagaactttttgagaatctgaggacccatgccaaatcatttcagtctccttagggggaataggcattgttgagccctcttcacgactgtattggtgtttttgg includes:
- the LOC110494296 gene encoding actin-related protein 2/3 complex subunit 4; translated protein: MTATLRPYLNAVRATLQAALCLENFSSQVVERHNKPEVEVRSSKELLLQPVIISRNDKEKVLIEGSINSVRVSIAVKQADEIEKILCHKFMRFMMMRAENFFILRRKPVEGYDISFLITNFHTEQMYKHKLVDFVIHFMEEIDKEISEMKLSVNARARIVAEEFLKNF